DNA from Candidatus Methylomirabilota bacterium:
GCGGCGCTGGGCGCTTGCGCCCCCGCCGGCACGACCATCGTGAGCAGGGAAAAGAGGACAAGGACGGACCTCATGAATTCTCTCCCGTAACTGCCGATCGGGGCCGCTAGTTCCCGGCCCGGGCGGGCGAGCGTCGCGCCATCAGGTGCCGGTGGAACGGACCCCGACCAGGCGGGTCTCCATGACGAGCGCGTCCTCGCCGGTGTCGAAGTAGTAGCCTTTGCGGCGACCGATCACCGAGAACCCAAGGCTCTCGTAGAGCCCGAGGGCCTCGGTGTTGCTGGGCCGCACCTCGAGAAAGGCCAGCGTCACGCCGCGCGAGCGGCCGTCCTCGAGCATGGCGTGGAGGAGCGCGCGCGCCAGCCCCTGCCCGCGCCGGTGCGGATGCACGGCGAGATTGGTGACGTGGATCTCGTGGCCGATCTCCCAGAGGCACAGATAGCCGGCGACCGCGCCGTCCGCGCGCACGACGAGGCAGCGGGCCACGCGGTTCTGCGCGATCTCGTAGCGGAAGGCGGCGCGCGACCAGGGCGTCTTGAACGAGAGGCGCTCGATCTCGAGCACTTCGTCGAGATCGTCGAGCGTCATCGGGGCCAGGGCCAGGTCCGCGGTCATGCCGTGCGCCGCGCCTTCAGCTCCGCCTCGGACGGGCGCAGGTAGAGCGGCGCCAGCGCCTCCGCGTCGACGCCGCGCCCCGCGACGAGCATGGCATGGCCGAGCTGGGCCACCACACCGGGCGATGGCAGCCGGCGCGCGGGGGGCGCCTCCGTGACGCCGGCGCCGAGCCGCACGAGATACGGCCGGCACGGGGCGACGCCGTCGCCCAGGACGATGACAGGCGCGACGAGGCGCGCCGCCGCCTCCGCCGGCGCGATCGCGAGATAGTCCCATTCGCGCCGCATCGCCCCGCCCTGCCAGCGGTAGAGAGAGCAGTAGACTTCGCCCTTGCGCGCATCGAGGAGCGGGCACACCGGGGCGTCCGCGAACGGGAGCGTCGCGGCGAGCGCGTCGAGGGTCGGCACGGGCGCGACGGGAAGACTCAAGGCGAGGGCCAGGCCCTTCGCGGTGGCGATGCCGACGCGCAGACCCGTGAACGAGCCCGGCCCCACCGAGACGGCCAGGCCCTCGAGCTGCCGCGGAGTCCAGCCGGAGTCGGCGAGCAGGCGGTCCACCACCGCCATCATTCGCTCGGAATGCGTGAGCGCGATCGACAGCGTGGTCTCGGCGATGAGCCGCTCGCCATCCAGGAGCGCTGCGCCGCCGGCGAGGGTGGCGGACTCGAGGGCCAGG
Protein-coding regions in this window:
- the tsaB gene encoding tRNA (adenosine(37)-N6)-threonylcarbamoyltransferase complex dimerization subunit type 1 TsaB, translating into MRILALESATLAGGAALLDGERLIAETTLSIALTHSERMMAVVDRLLADSGWTPRQLEGLAVSVGPGSFTGLRVGIATAKGLALALSLPVAPVPTLDALAATLPFADAPVCPLLDARKGEVYCSLYRWQGGAMRREWDYLAIAPAEAAARLVAPVIVLGDGVAPCRPYLVRLGAGVTEAPPARRLPSPGVVAQLGHAMLVAGRGVDAEALAPLYLRPSEAELKARRTA
- the rimI gene encoding ribosomal protein S18-alanine N-acetyltransferase; this encodes MTADLALAPMTLDDLDEVLEIERLSFKTPWSRAAFRYEIAQNRVARCLVVRADGAVAGYLCLWEIGHEIHVTNLAVHPHRRGQGLARALLHAMLEDGRSRGVTLAFLEVRPSNTEALGLYESLGFSVIGRRKGYYFDTGEDALVMETRLVGVRSTGT